Proteins encoded within one genomic window of Halocatena marina:
- a CDS encoding secondary thiamine-phosphate synthase enzyme YjbQ, translating into MQFQLSTNERVEYIDVTDRVTASLDIDSGLCTVFVPHTTAGVVVNEDEQRLRSDVERVLNELVPQGAGYAHDDIDRNADAHLRAMLLGEHVTVPVENSALVLGTWQSIVFIECDGPRDRRVSVTTIEK; encoded by the coding sequence ATGCAATTTCAACTCTCCACAAACGAACGCGTCGAGTACATCGATGTTACTGATCGAGTGACAGCCTCTCTCGATATCGATTCGGGACTTTGTACGGTGTTCGTCCCTCACACGACCGCCGGTGTCGTTGTCAACGAAGATGAACAACGGCTCAGATCCGATGTTGAGCGCGTGCTCAACGAGCTTGTTCCACAAGGTGCCGGATACGCTCACGACGACATCGATCGGAACGCCGACGCACATCTCCGCGCGATGCTTCTCGGTGAGCACGTCACAGTCCCCGTTGAGAATAGCGCGCTCGTGCTTGGAACGTGGCAATCAATTGTGTTCATCGAATGTGACGGCCCACGCGATCGCCGTGTTTCGGTGACAACGATCGAAAAATAG
- a CDS encoding dodecin produces the protein MVYKKITLIGTSKDGFDAATTDAVDRAERTLDNILWIEVENLGVEIATVDSREYQAEVEVAFELAE, from the coding sequence ATGGTGTATAAGAAAATCACCTTGATCGGAACAAGCAAGGATGGATTCGACGCGGCGACGACAGACGCCGTCGATCGAGCAGAGAGAACACTCGATAACATCCTCTGGATCGAAGTCGAGAATCTTGGTGTCGAGATTGCCACTGTCGATAGCCGCGAGTATCAGGCCGAAGTCGAAGTGGCGTTCGAACTCGCCGAATGA
- a CDS encoding iron-sulfur cluster assembly accessory protein has translation MSSTVETDTTIDVTETAAEEALGLLNGENMDTNEAGLRLFVRQGGCAGLSYGMRFDNEPEADDTIYEHHGLRIFVDPASMNYIEGSILDFEGGLQGEGFHVENPNVVSECGCGESFRT, from the coding sequence ATGAGCTCGACGGTGGAGACGGATACAACGATCGATGTGACTGAGACGGCTGCAGAGGAAGCTCTCGGTCTGTTGAACGGGGAGAATATGGACACGAACGAAGCCGGGCTTCGTCTCTTCGTTCGACAAGGGGGTTGTGCTGGTCTTTCCTACGGAATGCGCTTCGATAACGAACCGGAAGCAGACGACACTATCTACGAACACCACGGGCTGCGGATATTCGTCGATCCGGCGAGTATGAACTACATCGAAGGGAGTATCCTCGATTTCGAAGGAGGGCTTCAAGGAGAGGGGTTCCACGTCGAAAATCCCAATGTGGTCAGCGAGTGTGGCTGTGGCGAGTCATTCCGGACATAA
- a CDS encoding metal-dependent hydrolase — protein sequence MFVGHGLLAFAVVALFTRRMGWSRERALSLGLIACAFGTIPDVDMLYAPIGLFAGAGGLLERAENFWTASTLVHRTVTHSLIVGSIGALGATAWTGDTQSRHVGIVLLSLLVAITTLLSGGLAGAIMLVFTLAVLAVATAAGRLGFGSRAVFGAALFGLLSHPFGDVFTGAPPQFLYPLSMQLIEGRVAVSQSPTLHLLGAVGIELATMWLAAIAFCSIADRQLRDHIEPWAVLGVVYAVAVPTIPPPTLALSYPFVVSVLGVGVVCSVPRLDPRRHEWLTAAVTGLTAVTVAVLTYVVTYNILKI from the coding sequence ATGTTCGTCGGGCACGGGCTGCTGGCGTTTGCCGTTGTCGCTCTTTTTACACGACGGATGGGATGGTCACGCGAGCGAGCACTATCTCTCGGACTTATCGCCTGTGCATTCGGAACCATCCCCGACGTAGACATGTTGTATGCGCCGATTGGACTGTTCGCAGGAGCAGGTGGACTACTCGAACGTGCGGAGAATTTCTGGACAGCGAGTACGCTCGTACATCGGACAGTCACACACTCTCTGATCGTTGGCAGCATTGGCGCTCTTGGCGCAACAGCGTGGACGGGAGACACGCAGTCACGGCATGTTGGGATTGTTCTACTCAGCCTGCTCGTAGCCATAACCACGTTGCTGAGTGGTGGTCTCGCTGGTGCGATTATGCTCGTATTCACGCTTGCAGTTCTTGCTGTTGCAACCGCTGCAGGACGGCTCGGCTTCGGCTCACGCGCTGTCTTCGGGGCAGCGCTGTTCGGCCTACTCAGCCATCCGTTTGGTGACGTATTCACAGGTGCGCCACCTCAGTTTCTGTACCCACTCAGCATGCAGCTAATCGAAGGACGAGTTGCCGTCAGTCAGTCACCGACCCTGCACCTCCTCGGTGCAGTGGGAATTGAACTGGCGACGATGTGGCTCGCTGCAATCGCCTTCTGCTCGATTGCTGACCGACAACTCCGCGACCACATTGAGCCGTGGGCCGTCCTCGGCGTTGTCTACGCGGTTGCTGTGCCGACTATCCCACCGCCAACACTTGCGTTGTCCTATCCCTTCGTAGTCTCCGTTCTCGGTGTGGGCGTTGTGTGTAGTGTCCCGCGACTGGACCCACGCCGTCACGAATGGCTCACCGCAGCAGTGACGGGCCTCACCGCTGTTACCGTCGCGGTACTCACATACGTAGTGACGTACAATATACTCAAAATTTGA